The following proteins come from a genomic window of Pirellula staleyi DSM 6068:
- a CDS encoding alpha-E domain-containing protein: MLSRVADSIFWMSRYIERAENVARFINVNLKLSLDLGSQTAGQWAPLVYTTGDQDFFKEHYVDPDQRKVIEFLAFDAKNPNSIVSCLRYARENARTVREMISSLMWEELNKYFLTVRSAATDRSVFDSPFDFFNQIILSSHLMEGITDATMSHGEAWHFARLGRLLERADKTSRILDVKYFILLPSERDVGTALDTIQWSALLESASALEMYRKRHGRITPAQVADFLILDREFPRAMHFCLIEAENSLAAISGHRGDRIYSSAEQRLGRLRSELNYSRIDEIVNDGLHEFIDDFQQKLNDVGESIYETFFAPTAGAQGPVTTQTQSQTQSR; encoded by the coding sequence ATGCTTAGTCGCGTTGCTGACTCCATTTTTTGGATGAGTCGCTACATCGAACGCGCCGAGAACGTTGCGCGGTTCATCAACGTCAACCTAAAGTTGTCGCTCGACCTCGGCTCGCAAACTGCTGGCCAGTGGGCGCCTCTGGTCTACACCACTGGCGATCAGGACTTCTTCAAAGAGCATTACGTTGACCCCGATCAGCGTAAGGTGATTGAGTTCCTGGCATTCGATGCCAAGAACCCGAACTCGATTGTTTCGTGCCTGCGCTATGCGCGAGAAAACGCACGCACCGTTCGCGAAATGATCTCGTCGCTTATGTGGGAAGAACTCAACAAATACTTCCTGACCGTTCGTTCGGCTGCCACCGATCGCTCGGTGTTCGACAGCCCGTTCGATTTCTTCAATCAGATCATTCTTTCGAGTCATCTGATGGAAGGAATCACCGATGCCACGATGTCGCACGGCGAAGCGTGGCACTTTGCGCGGCTCGGTCGGTTGCTGGAACGAGCGGACAAAACCAGCCGCATTCTCGATGTGAAGTACTTCATTTTGCTCCCTTCGGAGCGGGATGTCGGCACAGCGCTCGATACCATCCAGTGGTCGGCCCTTCTCGAATCGGCTTCGGCCCTCGAGATGTATCGCAAACGTCATGGACGTATCACCCCTGCTCAGGTGGCCGACTTTTTGATCCTCGATCGCGAGTTCCCTCGCGCCATGCATTTTTGCTTGATCGAGGCGGAAAATTCGCTCGCAGCCATTAGTGGTCATCGTGGGGACCGGATCTACAGTTCGGCTGAACAGCGTTTGGGACGCCTCCGATCGGAACTGAACTACTCGCGGATCGACGAAATCGTGAATGACGGTCTGCATGAATTCATTGACGACTTCCAGCAGAAACTCAATGACGTGGGTGAGTCGATTTACGAAACCTTTTTTGCACCCACAGCGGGGGCACAGGGACCGGTGACGACGCAAACTCAATCCCAGACGCAATCGCGTTAG
- a CDS encoding phosphopantothenoylcysteine decarboxylase, whose amino-acid sequence MARILITSGPTRQYLDPVRYLTNGSSGRMGKALAEAALSLGHDVLVVSGPVQVTYPAAAEVIDIISTEDLLEVCLREFVGCDGAIGAAAPCDYRPQKVAAQKISKTGEPLRLELVETPDVMASLGSIKRQDQWLVGFALETDDQRFRALTKLQKKSCDLMVLNGPSAMDSLSNEVEILGRQGEVVTSATGTKEAVALHILRTIDLHLGRAK is encoded by the coding sequence ATGGCTCGCATCTTGATCACATCGGGACCGACGCGTCAGTATCTCGATCCCGTGCGATACCTGACCAACGGAAGTAGCGGCCGGATGGGAAAGGCGCTTGCCGAAGCAGCACTTTCGCTGGGGCACGACGTGCTGGTGGTGAGTGGTCCCGTGCAGGTGACCTATCCAGCAGCAGCGGAGGTGATCGACATCATTAGCACCGAGGACTTGCTCGAGGTTTGCCTGCGAGAGTTCGTGGGGTGCGATGGAGCCATTGGAGCGGCAGCGCCGTGTGACTATCGTCCACAAAAGGTAGCCGCACAAAAAATCAGCAAGACGGGAGAGCCGCTGCGGCTGGAACTTGTCGAGACTCCCGATGTGATGGCGAGCCTCGGTAGCATTAAGCGCCAAGATCAGTGGCTCGTTGGTTTTGCGCTCGAAACCGACGATCAGCGGTTCCGCGCCTTAACCAAGCTGCAAAAAAAGAGTTGCGACTTAATGGTGCTCAATGGCCCCTCGGCAATGGACTCGCTCAGTAACGAGGTCGAGATCCTGGGGCGTCAGGGAGAGGTGGTTACCTCGGCTACCGGCACGAAAGAGGCAGTAGCGCTGCACATTCTACGAACGATCGATTTGCATCTTGGTCGCGCGAAGTAA
- a CDS encoding transglutaminase family protein, with the protein MIKYKVVHTTVYNYSKAVPICHNELHLMPRDHRRQSCVSHRLRVRPTPNRMETRLDYYGNHTGFFSIQEGHQRLSVTAVSQVQVIEPEIPVAESTPPWEEIRDRFALGQPPWWLDARQFVYDSPHIPTSDELRAYAMPSFTPGRPWLAAILDLTKRIFKEFVYDPQATTISTPILTVLKSRRGVCQDFAHLQIGCLRSLGLPARYVSGYLLTSPPPGQPKLVGADASHAWLSAYCPELGWIDFDPTNNQIPATKHITLAWGRDYSDVCPIKGVLIGGGQHRMRVAVDVSALP; encoded by the coding sequence GTGATCAAATACAAGGTCGTTCACACCACGGTCTACAACTACAGCAAGGCCGTGCCGATCTGTCATAACGAACTGCATCTGATGCCGCGCGATCATCGTCGGCAAAGCTGCGTGTCGCATCGACTGCGCGTGCGCCCTACACCCAATCGGATGGAGACTCGACTCGACTACTACGGCAATCACACCGGGTTCTTCTCGATTCAAGAGGGGCATCAGCGGCTGAGCGTGACAGCCGTGAGTCAGGTGCAAGTAATCGAGCCCGAGATTCCCGTCGCCGAGAGCACACCTCCCTGGGAAGAAATTCGCGACCGCTTTGCCCTCGGACAGCCGCCGTGGTGGCTCGATGCACGTCAGTTTGTGTATGACTCGCCGCATATACCCACGAGCGACGAGTTGCGGGCTTACGCCATGCCGTCGTTCACCCCAGGACGACCCTGGCTGGCAGCCATACTCGATCTCACCAAACGGATTTTCAAAGAGTTTGTTTACGATCCGCAGGCAACCACGATCAGCACCCCGATTCTCACCGTCCTAAAAAGCCGCCGCGGTGTTTGCCAAGATTTTGCCCACTTGCAGATCGGCTGTTTACGTTCGCTAGGCCTCCCGGCTCGCTACGTGAGTGGCTACCTGCTGACCTCTCCTCCGCCTGGTCAGCCGAAACTTGTGGGAGCCGATGCGTCGCACGCTTGGCTATCGGCTTACTGCCCCGAACTGGGCTGGATCGACTTCGATCCGACCAACAATCAGATTCCAGCGACCAAGCACATTACACTCGCCTGGGGCCGCGATTACAGCGATGTTTGCCCCATTAAGGGTGTTTTGATCGGTGGCGGACAGCACCGCATGCGTGTGGCTGTCGACGTTTCAGCGCTGCCGTAA
- a CDS encoding circularly permuted type 2 ATP-grasp protein codes for MSVVTPVSGPKPPGGLLAEYQPPVGTFDELVDGGVIRPHWQQFASSLSEITAPELLERWEQARRVIRENGVTYNVHGDPAGMTRPWELDALPLLVQGSEWNKLSAGLTQRATLLNLILADLYGQQRLLAEGLLPPELVLAHPGFLRPCHGLSVPRSRYLYIYAGHLARDNSGNWMVMADRARGPTGAGYALENRIVISRMLPDVFRDAQVERLAKFFLTFRETLQAVAHAQDNPRIVLLTPGPASPTYFEDAYIARYLGFALVEGGDLTVRDDHVYLKTLGGLLKVDVILRRLRDEECDPLELRGDSLHGIPGLVHAARSGHVVLANALGCSVLESHALIPFLPTLARYFLREDLLLPSVRTWWCGDGESLQLVLDNLQELVIKPSFPGPGLSPIYGARLTKEQLSEWRAKIKCAPQNYVAQELVSGSTAPVWNNGVMGPSHVAVRTFAVAKGDSYEVMPGGLARVSTTPDALGESALGGQGSKDVWVLADSPVTPVTLLHPAGTPVVVQRSSNDLPSRVADNLYWLGRHVERAESSARILRSFITRYTSESGMHGPQSLGTLLHVLAELGQLRPEFMALPPSAQFAQLESELIAGVFDPKKTASIASMLSMLRRTAATVRDRISIDSWRILNRLGQEVLAQVKPDDVPLADVLSILNRLILDISAFSGMGTESMTRGPGWRFLDMGRRLERSLHGLILLKSTLAIPAAEEDSVFEALLEIADSSMTYRSRYLTTLQLPPLLDLLITDETNPRAIAFQLAALGSHVDALPRSASQLLLTSEQRIVLSALTDVRLSDVYALAEVEKDGHRRQLEALLARSADQLRALSDEITRHYLIHAGPSRQMNEIRPSGRLYFPDNDLSPS; via the coding sequence ATGAGCGTTGTTACGCCCGTTTCCGGACCCAAGCCACCTGGCGGCCTGCTGGCTGAATATCAGCCGCCTGTCGGCACGTTCGACGAATTGGTCGATGGGGGAGTGATCCGGCCACACTGGCAACAGTTTGCGAGTTCGCTCAGTGAAATCACTGCTCCCGAATTGCTCGAACGCTGGGAACAAGCGCGACGAGTGATCCGCGAAAACGGTGTCACCTATAACGTTCACGGCGATCCTGCGGGGATGACTCGCCCCTGGGAGCTCGATGCCCTCCCGCTGCTCGTTCAAGGAAGCGAGTGGAACAAACTCTCGGCCGGTCTGACGCAGCGTGCCACGCTGCTGAACCTGATTCTGGCCGACCTGTATGGTCAGCAGCGACTGCTGGCCGAGGGGTTGCTGCCACCGGAACTAGTTCTGGCCCATCCCGGTTTCCTCCGCCCCTGCCACGGACTTTCGGTCCCTCGCAGTCGGTACCTCTACATCTACGCCGGTCATCTGGCCCGCGATAACAGTGGCAACTGGATGGTGATGGCCGACCGAGCTCGCGGCCCAACAGGGGCTGGCTACGCGCTTGAAAATCGGATCGTCATCTCGCGCATGCTGCCCGATGTGTTTCGCGATGCGCAGGTCGAGCGGCTCGCGAAATTCTTTTTAACGTTCCGCGAAACGCTGCAAGCGGTCGCTCATGCGCAAGACAATCCGCGCATCGTGCTGCTTACACCTGGCCCCGCCAGCCCGACGTATTTCGAAGATGCCTATATCGCTCGCTACCTCGGTTTTGCCCTCGTCGAGGGTGGCGACCTGACGGTGCGCGACGATCACGTCTACCTGAAGACCCTCGGCGGACTGCTGAAGGTCGATGTCATTTTGCGGCGACTACGTGACGAGGAATGCGATCCGCTCGAGCTTCGCGGCGATTCGCTTCACGGCATTCCAGGACTGGTGCACGCGGCCCGCAGCGGACATGTGGTGCTTGCCAATGCGCTCGGCTGTAGTGTCCTGGAATCGCACGCACTCATTCCATTTTTGCCAACGCTTGCCCGCTACTTCCTTCGCGAAGATCTGCTGCTGCCTAGTGTTCGGACCTGGTGGTGTGGCGATGGCGAATCGCTGCAACTGGTGCTCGATAACCTTCAGGAACTCGTCATTAAGCCGAGTTTCCCTGGGCCAGGCCTGTCGCCAATCTATGGCGCTCGTCTAACCAAAGAACAGCTCTCGGAATGGCGCGCGAAGATCAAATGTGCGCCGCAAAACTATGTGGCCCAAGAACTCGTTTCTGGCTCCACCGCTCCGGTTTGGAACAACGGGGTGATGGGCCCCTCGCACGTTGCCGTGCGGACCTTCGCAGTGGCGAAGGGAGATAGCTACGAAGTGATGCCGGGTGGGTTAGCTCGGGTTTCGACAACTCCCGATGCGCTCGGTGAATCGGCACTGGGTGGTCAGGGTAGCAAAGACGTGTGGGTTCTCGCCGACAGCCCGGTGACACCGGTCACGCTGCTGCATCCTGCGGGAACACCCGTGGTCGTGCAGCGGAGCAGCAACGACCTCCCGAGCCGCGTCGCCGACAACCTCTACTGGCTGGGGCGTCACGTCGAGCGGGCGGAAAGCTCGGCGCGCATCTTGCGCAGCTTTATTACGCGGTACACCAGCGAATCGGGGATGCACGGGCCCCAAAGTTTGGGAACACTGCTGCACGTGCTCGCTGAGCTTGGCCAACTTCGGCCCGAGTTCATGGCGCTCCCTCCTTCAGCGCAGTTTGCTCAGCTCGAAAGCGAACTAATTGCCGGAGTGTTTGACCCGAAAAAAACGGCGAGCATCGCTTCGATGCTGTCGATGCTTCGCCGGACAGCAGCTACTGTGCGCGATCGCATTTCGATCGATAGCTGGCGCATTTTGAACCGCCTGGGGCAAGAGGTTCTGGCGCAGGTGAAGCCCGACGATGTGCCGCTCGCCGATGTCCTGTCGATCCTCAACCGCCTGATTCTCGACATCTCGGCCTTCAGTGGTATGGGAACCGAGAGCATGACGCGCGGCCCTGGTTGGCGTTTCCTCGATATGGGGCGTCGACTCGAGCGTTCTTTGCATGGACTGATCCTGCTCAAGAGCACGCTGGCCATTCCCGCCGCTGAAGAAGATTCCGTCTTCGAAGCCCTGCTGGAAATCGCCGACAGCTCGATGACCTATCGCAGTCGCTATCTCACCACGCTACAGTTGCCTCCACTGCTCGACTTGCTCATCACCGACGAAACCAATCCTCGGGCGATCGCATTTCAGCTGGCAGCACTTGGTTCGCATGTCGATGCCCTGCCCCGTTCGGCCAGCCAACTCCTGCTGACCAGCGAGCAACGCATCGTCCTTTCGGCCCTCACCGATGTGCGGCTGAGCGACGTTTACGCCCTCGCCGAAGTCGAAAAAGATGGCCACCGCCGACAGCTCGAAGCGCTACTGGCTCGATCAGCCGACCAATTGCGGGCACTGTCCGATGAAATCACGCGTCACTATCTGATCCATGCCGGTCCATCCCGACAGATGAATGAAATTCGTCCGTCCGGTCGGCTTTACTTTCCCGACAACGATCTCTCTCCATCGTGA
- a CDS encoding circularly permuted type 2 ATP-grasp protein: MNFETYQTEGFYDEVFSPDGQPRPRGEMLVKRLATLTFEELQRRQKAAELAFLNMGITFNVYGHEAGTEKIWPFDIVPRIIDGAEWETIERGLKQRIHALNLFIDDVYNGRKIVKDGAVPEWLIHSGKNYLKQLEGTHPPKGVWCHITGTDLVRDGDGQMYVLEDNLRCPSGVSYVLENREVMKRTFPQGFDGFSILPVEDYPERLLETLQFIAPEGVRDPNVVVLTPGIYNSAYFEHCFLAQRMGVELVQGSDLLVSDGYVYMKTTKGLERVDVIYRRIDDDFLDPKCFRPDSTLGVPGIMEVYNAGRVALANAPGTGIADDKAVYAFVPQMIKYYLGEDTILPNVPSFVCGDPVQMEHVIGNIDKLVIKPANESGGYGILLGPRASKAEIDKYKDLIRANPRNYIAQPMLALSRVPTIVEDHFEGRHVDLRPYILHGREIYVLPGGLTRVALRKGSLVVNSSQGGGSKDTWVLRNGYHAK, from the coding sequence ATGAACTTCGAGACGTACCAGACAGAAGGGTTTTATGACGAGGTTTTTTCTCCCGACGGCCAACCCCGGCCGCGCGGTGAGATGCTCGTCAAACGACTCGCGACTCTCACCTTTGAAGAACTCCAGCGGCGACAAAAAGCGGCCGAACTGGCGTTTCTGAATATGGGTATTACCTTCAACGTGTACGGCCACGAGGCTGGCACCGAGAAGATCTGGCCCTTCGACATCGTTCCCCGCATCATCGATGGTGCCGAATGGGAAACGATCGAGCGTGGCCTGAAGCAGCGCATCCACGCGCTCAATCTGTTCATCGACGACGTCTACAACGGTCGCAAGATCGTGAAAGATGGTGCCGTTCCTGAGTGGCTGATTCACTCGGGCAAAAATTACCTCAAGCAACTTGAGGGAACCCACCCCCCGAAGGGTGTTTGGTGTCACATCACAGGCACCGACCTCGTCCGCGATGGCGATGGTCAGATGTACGTGCTGGAAGACAATCTACGCTGTCCCAGCGGTGTGTCGTATGTCCTCGAGAACCGCGAAGTGATGAAGCGAACGTTCCCGCAAGGATTCGACGGCTTCTCGATCTTGCCGGTCGAAGACTATCCCGAGCGTTTGCTCGAGACCTTGCAGTTCATTGCTCCCGAAGGTGTGCGCGACCCGAACGTCGTGGTGCTCACACCGGGCATCTACAACTCGGCCTATTTCGAGCACTGCTTCCTCGCGCAGCGGATGGGTGTCGAACTCGTGCAAGGTTCCGACCTTTTGGTCTCCGATGGCTACGTCTACATGAAGACGACCAAGGGACTCGAACGGGTCGACGTGATCTACCGCCGCATCGACGACGATTTTCTCGATCCCAAATGCTTCCGCCCCGATTCCACGCTCGGCGTGCCGGGAATCATGGAAGTGTATAACGCTGGCCGAGTGGCCCTCGCCAATGCACCGGGCACTGGCATTGCCGACGACAAAGCGGTGTATGCCTTCGTGCCGCAGATGATCAAGTACTACCTGGGCGAAGATACGATTCTTCCCAACGTTCCGTCGTTTGTGTGCGGCGATCCGGTCCAGATGGAGCATGTCATCGGCAACATCGATAAGCTGGTGATCAAGCCAGCCAACGAATCGGGTGGCTATGGCATTCTGCTCGGCCCACGGGCGTCGAAGGCTGAGATCGATAAGTACAAAGACCTGATCCGCGCTAACCCGCGTAACTACATTGCCCAGCCGATGCTGGCCCTGTCGCGTGTACCAACGATCGTGGAAGATCACTTCGAAGGTCGACATGTCGATTTGCGTCCCTACATTCTGCATGGGCGCGAAATCTACGTTCTTCCCGGTGGCCTGACACGCGTGGCGCTTCGCAAAGGCTCGCTGGTCGTGAACTCGTCACAAGGTGGCGGCAGCAAAGATACTTGGGTACTCCGCAATGGTTACCACGCTAAATAG